One window from the genome of Echinicola vietnamensis DSM 17526 encodes:
- a CDS encoding glycosyltransferase family 4 protein, giving the protein MKILILDTSPVRRGAQVFAAELGIRWREMGHGVRKVYLYEGNKDDERVFLDKEDVVMPFSAHSFFEKFPTVQPGLLKSLGNLLQEYQPDVLLLNGSRTLKYGAFLKRSSKMDFVMVSRVIDNPAYWNSKRIIKSYYKKWVIPALDGAVGVSEASLLAMKGHYAFSKPTKVIHRSFEERKFMGAPSRRAARKMLNLEENDEVVLFLGSFSKQKRPDRFLEIVDHLSQRRPKLKALMVGNGELYPAYRKQLEANPFVFHFGYQSDVAPYLAAADLLLLTSDTEGLPGVVLEAAYFGVPTVGALVGGIQECVEDGESGYLIKGGVVHQFCVKVDFLLDHPEKRSSMGQRAKDIVKERFDLQKSADQFLEFFSVLTKNPQA; this is encoded by the coding sequence ATGAAAATATTGATCCTTGATACTTCACCGGTTCGCAGGGGGGCACAGGTTTTTGCTGCTGAGCTAGGAATACGCTGGAGGGAAATGGGGCATGGTGTTCGCAAGGTGTACTTGTACGAGGGGAATAAAGATGATGAACGCGTTTTTTTAGACAAGGAAGACGTGGTGATGCCTTTTTCTGCGCATAGTTTTTTTGAGAAATTTCCAACAGTACAGCCCGGACTTCTGAAAAGTTTGGGGAACCTTCTACAGGAATACCAGCCGGATGTATTGCTGTTGAATGGATCGAGGACCCTCAAGTATGGCGCTTTTTTAAAGAGGAGCAGCAAAATGGATTTTGTGATGGTGAGCAGAGTGATCGATAATCCAGCTTATTGGAATTCCAAAAGAATCATTAAATCGTACTACAAAAAGTGGGTGATCCCTGCTTTGGATGGGGCAGTGGGGGTGAGTGAAGCAAGCTTATTGGCAATGAAGGGTCATTATGCCTTTTCAAAGCCTACCAAGGTAATTCATCGTAGTTTTGAAGAACGAAAATTTATGGGTGCGCCTAGCAGGAGAGCGGCTAGGAAGATGTTAAACTTGGAGGAGAATGATGAAGTTGTGCTCTTCTTGGGAAGTTTTTCGAAGCAAAAGCGGCCTGACCGCTTTTTGGAAATTGTGGATCATTTGAGCCAACGTCGGCCAAAGTTAAAAGCACTGATGGTGGGAAATGGAGAACTTTATCCAGCCTATCGTAAGCAGCTTGAAGCGAATCCATTTGTATTCCATTTTGGATATCAATCTGATGTTGCCCCATATTTGGCAGCCGCTGATCTTTTACTGTTGACAAGTGACACAGAAGGTTTGCCGGGAGTAGTGTTGGAAGCAGCATATTTTGGAGTACCCACGGTAGGTGCCCTTGTGGGAGGAATTCAAGAATGTGTGGAGGACGGAGAATCAGGGTATTTGATAAAAGGTGGGGTGGTGCATCAGTTTTGCGTGAAGGTTGACTTTCTTTTGGACCATCCGGAGAAAAGATCTAGCATGGGACAACGGGCAAAGGATATTGTGAAGGAGCGTTTTGATTTGCAGAAATCGGCTGATCAGTTTTTGGAGTTTTTCAGTGTCTTAACCAAAAATCCCCAAGCGTGA
- a CDS encoding glycosyltransferase, with protein MSSSKTHILHLIKSLGRGGAEKLIPETVAMHDREKYAFFCLYFHLRPNSLTEELMDLGVPVKYLPPTRFGFPGLVKQVADFVKTHHIAIIHCHLPLAGVLGRCVSLLTGVKVVYTEHNVWERYHPLSRLLNKLTFGWQQVVISVSDEVKSSILSHYRPNKMRPLITTIPNAVNTAAFQRGATERRTIRDQLGMDEETIVVGQVAVFRIQKRLDRWMAVAKKIAEAHPRVHFLLVGDGPERETVNLSMGSGSFESRVHLVGAKQDVLPYLSAMDMYMMTSDFEGLPVAMLEAMSCGLPVLSTHVGGIGGVIHDGVEGFLCPKDDTERLLAGAEMLIAHPLKRDEMGTKARQLVVTQFGIGRMVKSLEEVYDKVQKLS; from the coding sequence GTGAGTTCTTCCAAAACCCACATCCTTCACTTGATAAAGTCGCTGGGGAGAGGCGGGGCGGAGAAGTTGATTCCTGAGACGGTGGCCATGCATGACCGGGAGAAATATGCTTTTTTTTGCCTTTACTTTCACCTTCGCCCAAACAGTTTAACGGAGGAGCTTATGGATCTTGGAGTACCAGTCAAGTACCTTCCGCCTACTCGTTTTGGATTTCCAGGATTGGTGAAGCAGGTGGCCGATTTTGTGAAAACGCATCATATTGCTATTATTCATTGCCATTTACCTTTGGCGGGGGTGCTTGGGAGATGTGTTTCCTTATTGACCGGGGTGAAGGTGGTTTATACCGAGCACAATGTGTGGGAGAGGTATCATCCACTATCCAGATTGCTGAACAAGCTGACTTTTGGATGGCAACAGGTGGTGATTTCCGTTTCTGATGAGGTGAAGTCCAGTATTTTAAGCCACTACCGCCCAAACAAAATGCGACCCCTTATCACCACAATACCCAATGCGGTGAATACAGCGGCATTTCAGCGGGGGGCCACCGAGAGGAGGACCATACGGGATCAGCTGGGAATGGATGAAGAAACGATAGTGGTAGGGCAAGTGGCTGTTTTTAGAATCCAAAAGCGGCTTGATCGCTGGATGGCTGTGGCCAAAAAGATTGCCGAAGCCCATCCCCGAGTTCATTTTCTACTGGTGGGCGATGGCCCAGAAAGGGAGACGGTCAACCTGAGCATGGGGTCGGGAAGTTTTGAGTCGAGGGTACATTTGGTGGGGGCAAAACAGGATGTCCTGCCATACTTATCGGCCATGGACATGTACATGATGACTTCTGATTTTGAGGGGTTACCCGTGGCGATGCTGGAGGCGATGTCCTGTGGATTGCCTGTACTCAGCACCCATGTCGGTGGGATAGGAGGAGTGATTCATGACGGAGTCGAGGGGTTTTTGTGTCCAAAAGATGATACCGAAAGGCTGCTTGCTGGTGCAGAAATGTTAATTGCCCATCCACTAAAGCGTGATGAAATGGGCACTAAAGCCCGTCAGCTCGTGGTAACCCAATTTGGAATTGGACGGATGGTTAAGTCCCTGGAGGAGGTTTATGACAAAGTCCAAAAGTTGTCCTAG
- a CDS encoding transposase, with translation MAQSLSKLYIHLVYHVKTTSVKIRKEDKKALYAYIGSIIKENDSIPIKINGMEDHVHILCVMSKNISLSKFTENIKRHSSRWIKTINPIYKDFAWQGGYAGFSVSPSIYEKTKKYIEDQEAHHKKFSFKEEYRRFLKEYEIDFNEAYILLD, from the coding sequence ATGGCACAATCATTATCGAAACTCTACATCCATCTTGTTTATCATGTAAAGACTACCAGTGTTAAAATCAGGAAAGAAGACAAAAAGGCTCTCTATGCATACATTGGATCAATCATAAAGGAGAATGACTCCATTCCGATAAAGATAAATGGCATGGAAGATCATGTTCACATTCTTTGTGTGATGTCGAAAAACATATCGCTTTCAAAATTTACTGAAAATATAAAACGTCATAGTAGTCGATGGATTAAAACCATAAACCCTATTTACAAGGATTTTGCGTGGCAAGGAGGTTATGCCGGTTTTTCCGTAAGTCCTTCAATATATGAAAAGACCAAAAAATATATTGAAGATCAAGAAGCACATCATAAAAAATTCAGTTTTAAAGAGGAATATAGGAGGTTTCTTAAGGAATATGAGATTGATTTTAATGAAGCGTATATTTTGCTTGATTGA
- a CDS encoding polysaccharide deacetylase family protein: MQLDPKVNKGKPLLVISLDFELHWGVFDKVSPEEKRADFERTKVVIPRILEVFERYGVAATWATVGMLLTESREEWEHYKPAELPTYQNPQLSPYHWVAQNGYDSAIHSAYPLVKQLLLTPGQELGSHTFSHYYTGEPGQQIEQFRADLKASRAIVQDKCGKALQSLVFPRNQFDHQSLKICHEEGFATVRVNPSDWFWKEPVKAGLLDKVFRTGDAVFPLGRHTTFAQDKLLQTEGLPLQLPASRLLRPLGNYSLMNSARIRRIIGEMTFAAKHGLVYHLWWHPHNFGHAPKESMRDLQRLLEVFKKLQQDYGMCSVNMGKLAKEAKAN; encoded by the coding sequence ATGCAACTTGATCCCAAGGTAAATAAAGGTAAGCCTTTGTTGGTGATTTCTCTGGACTTCGAATTGCATTGGGGGGTGTTTGACAAGGTATCACCGGAGGAGAAAAGGGCCGATTTTGAACGAACCAAGGTGGTTATTCCTCGAATATTAGAGGTCTTTGAGCGGTACGGAGTGGCTGCTACCTGGGCCACCGTGGGCATGCTACTCACCGAAAGCAGGGAGGAGTGGGAGCATTATAAACCCGCTGAATTGCCCACTTACCAGAACCCACAATTGTCCCCTTACCATTGGGTAGCCCAAAATGGCTATGACTCCGCCATTCACAGTGCATATCCCTTGGTGAAGCAGCTCCTTTTGACTCCCGGCCAAGAGCTTGGCAGCCATACCTTTTCACATTATTACACTGGTGAGCCCGGACAGCAAATAGAGCAGTTTAGGGCTGATTTGAAGGCTTCTCGTGCCATTGTACAGGACAAATGTGGGAAAGCCTTGCAGTCACTCGTGTTTCCCCGAAATCAGTTTGATCATCAAAGTCTAAAGATCTGTCATGAAGAAGGTTTTGCTACAGTCAGGGTAAATCCTTCCGACTGGTTTTGGAAGGAACCGGTAAAGGCAGGCCTTTTGGACAAGGTGTTTAGGACGGGAGATGCGGTATTCCCTCTTGGGAGGCACACCACTTTTGCCCAGGATAAACTCCTACAGACGGAAGGTTTACCGCTCCAACTGCCCGCGTCGCGTCTTTTGAGGCCCTTGGGAAATTACTCCCTAATGAATTCAGCACGGATACGGCGCATCATCGGTGAGATGACTTTTGCCGCAAAACATGGGCTAGTGTACCACCTGTGGTGGCATCCACATAATTTTGGCCATGCCCCGAAGGAAAGCATGAGGGATCTTCAGCGGCTGTTGGAGGTTTTCAAAAAGCTACAGCAGGATTATGGGATGTGTTCGGTAAATATGGGGAAATTGGCCAAAGAGGCCAAGGCCAATTGA
- a CDS encoding alpha/beta hydrolase, translating into MKKASISILFVMICFWGIAQEIDYTTQKDIPYYDAAIREDDAYTKSRCVLDLYYPTNKAGFSTVVWFHGGGLSAGQKEIPEALKEKGIAVVGVNYRLYPKIGAPVYIEDAAAAIAWTMKHIADYGGDPSKVFLSGHSAGGYLAAMVGLDKKWLAQHDLDADDLAGLIPFSGHMITHFTVREERGIPGTQPIIDELAPLYHVRPDAPPLLLITGDREMEMLGRYEENAYMMRMMKVAGHTETTLYEMDGYGHNMTYPAFPLLLNEVNRIEGLED; encoded by the coding sequence ATGAAAAAAGCTTCCATTTCTATCCTTTTTGTAATGATATGCTTTTGGGGGATTGCCCAAGAAATTGATTACACCACCCAAAAGGATATTCCATATTACGATGCTGCCATTCGCGAAGATGATGCATACACCAAATCGCGATGTGTGCTGGACCTGTATTACCCTACCAACAAAGCTGGTTTTTCCACAGTTGTCTGGTTTCATGGGGGAGGATTGAGTGCAGGTCAGAAGGAGATTCCGGAAGCATTGAAGGAAAAAGGAATTGCGGTCGTTGGGGTAAATTATAGGTTGTATCCCAAAATAGGTGCCCCAGTCTATATCGAAGATGCGGCAGCTGCCATAGCTTGGACGATGAAGCATATAGCCGATTATGGAGGTGATCCGTCTAAGGTTTTCTTATCAGGACACTCTGCTGGCGGTTATTTGGCCGCGATGGTAGGCTTGGACAAAAAATGGTTGGCCCAGCATGACCTTGATGCGGATGACCTGGCAGGATTGATCCCTTTCAGTGGCCATATGATCACCCATTTTACGGTGCGCGAAGAACGAGGAATTCCTGGTACCCAGCCGATTATCGATGAATTGGCTCCCTTATACCATGTCCGGCCGGATGCGCCCCCGCTACTGCTCATTACAGGTGATCGGGAAATGGAAATGCTGGGAAGGTATGAAGAAAATGCCTATATGATGCGCATGATGAAAGTCGCTGGGCACACAGAAACCACGCTATATGAAATGGATGGCTATGGCCATAACATGACCTATCCTGCTTTTCCCTTACTCCTGAACGAAGTGAATCGTATTGAAGGATTAGAAGATTGA
- a CDS encoding DUF6528 family protein produces the protein MALKFNSLFSGLQLVFLGLLLSCCQSKDRSNLFMVCGDSKVLLVDYEKSMESTEPVVIWTWDAQKAPDLPEAYRTKKFNTMDDCKAVNGGAQLLVSSSSGGVALLNGKDRKVAFFATVPNAHSVEMLPNDRIVAAASTNSKGNKIMLFDIDQSEKVLFEDSLYSAHGLVWHEASSRLFALGYDVLRAYKMPSPDRLVLEKEWKIPGEGGHDLQLAPGASHLYMTEHTGAWRFDIKEEKFSKLTDFPQAENIKSIGEDASGQFIFTVPEKSWWTHHVHFHQPAQQFAFPDMKVYKARWVR, from the coding sequence ATGGCACTAAAATTTAATTCTCTTTTTTCAGGCCTTCAGCTTGTGTTTTTAGGGTTGCTCCTTTCTTGTTGCCAGTCAAAGGATCGCTCCAACCTGTTTATGGTATGTGGAGACAGTAAGGTGCTCCTGGTGGACTATGAAAAATCAATGGAATCAACGGAACCTGTTGTAATATGGACCTGGGATGCCCAAAAAGCACCTGATCTCCCAGAAGCCTACCGCACAAAAAAATTCAATACCATGGATGATTGCAAGGCGGTCAATGGTGGAGCACAATTATTGGTTTCCTCATCCTCCGGAGGCGTAGCACTGCTTAATGGCAAAGACCGGAAGGTGGCATTCTTTGCGACCGTTCCAAATGCCCACTCCGTAGAAATGCTACCGAATGACCGCATTGTAGCGGCGGCATCCACCAACAGCAAAGGGAATAAAATTATGCTTTTTGACATTGACCAATCGGAAAAGGTACTGTTTGAAGACAGTCTTTATTCCGCACATGGCCTGGTTTGGCATGAGGCTTCGTCCCGGCTTTTTGCACTGGGATATGATGTGCTCAGGGCTTACAAGATGCCTTCACCGGATAGGTTGGTGTTGGAAAAAGAATGGAAAATACCGGGGGAAGGAGGCCATGACTTACAACTCGCACCGGGGGCAAGCCACCTCTATATGACCGAGCACACCGGCGCCTGGCGATTTGATATTAAAGAAGAAAAATTCAGCAAGCTAACCGATTTTCCACAGGCCGAAAACATCAAAAGCATCGGTGAAGATGCTTCTGGGCAATTTATTTTTACCGTACCAGAAAAAAGCTGGTGGACCCATCACGTACATTTTCATCAGCCTGCACAGCAGTTTGCCTTTCCTGACATGAAAGTATACAAGGCCAGATGGGTCAGGTAA
- a CDS encoding arylsulfatase: protein MSEKVITVQDNEANGKWYIITLKRTIMKFNNSLYLIVLAIACLWACQNKDTSDDSQSSPSAPPPNIIFILADDLGYGDISCYGQQQFETPHIDRLAAQGMLFTDHYAGTAVCSPSRATLMAGQHTGHVAIRDNRSLDPSPYGFREREGQFPLADSVETMPEMLQKAGYVTGAYGKWGLGGPDTEGEPNKQGFDEFYGYVCQSLAHNYYPDHLWHNQEKIMLDGNDNGKYGAYSPALMQKEAVKFIEAHQKKPFFLFLPTPLPHAELIAPEEEMALFEGKLQEGKPYKGTDEGPGFRKGQLGSQEQPHAAFAAMVKILDDQVGEIMKTVDSLGLANNTLIIFTSDNGPHIEGGGDPAFFDSNGPLKGIKRDLYEGGIRVPLIMRWPGRIQANSTNDHPSAFWDFKATFAALAGVEAPENGDGISMLPTMLGKEEQQQKHPHLYWEYHGETGKQAVRMGKWKAVRKDIREGNETIELYDLQKDLGETTDVAKQYPKITQRMDSLMRAEHTTNPVFKLGYLDE from the coding sequence ATGTCAGAAAAAGTCATCACAGTGCAGGATAATGAAGCAAACGGTAAATGGTACATTATTACCTTGAAAAGAACCATTATGAAATTTAACAATAGCCTTTACCTTATCGTTTTGGCGATCGCCTGCCTTTGGGCGTGCCAAAACAAAGATACTTCCGATGACAGTCAGTCATCACCATCTGCTCCCCCTCCCAATATTATCTTCATCCTGGCCGATGACCTGGGCTATGGCGATATCAGTTGCTACGGCCAGCAGCAATTCGAAACACCCCATATCGACCGCTTGGCTGCACAGGGGATGTTGTTTACCGACCACTATGCTGGCACCGCAGTCTGTTCACCTTCCAGGGCCACCTTGATGGCGGGACAGCACACTGGTCATGTGGCCATCAGGGACAATCGTAGCTTGGATCCTTCCCCCTACGGTTTCCGTGAAAGAGAGGGACAATTCCCGCTAGCTGATTCAGTGGAGACCATGCCTGAGATGCTCCAAAAGGCTGGATATGTCACAGGGGCCTATGGAAAGTGGGGACTTGGCGGTCCCGATACCGAAGGGGAACCCAATAAGCAAGGATTTGATGAGTTTTACGGCTATGTCTGTCAATCCTTAGCCCATAATTATTACCCGGATCACCTTTGGCACAATCAGGAAAAAATCATGCTGGATGGTAATGACAATGGAAAATATGGCGCTTACTCCCCTGCGTTAATGCAGAAAGAGGCGGTAAAATTCATTGAAGCCCACCAAAAAAAGCCTTTTTTTCTTTTTCTGCCTACGCCACTTCCCCATGCAGAGTTGATTGCTCCTGAAGAGGAAATGGCCCTTTTTGAAGGGAAACTACAGGAAGGAAAGCCCTACAAGGGCACAGACGAAGGCCCTGGATTTCGTAAGGGACAATTGGGTTCTCAAGAGCAACCCCATGCGGCCTTCGCGGCCATGGTCAAAATCCTGGATGACCAAGTCGGAGAAATCATGAAAACCGTCGATTCATTGGGGCTTGCCAATAATACGCTCATCATCTTCACCTCCGACAATGGCCCACACATCGAAGGCGGCGGGGATCCTGCCTTTTTTGACAGCAATGGTCCACTCAAGGGAATCAAAAGAGATCTCTACGAAGGGGGAATCCGGGTGCCTTTGATCATGCGGTGGCCAGGGCGCATCCAAGCAAACAGCACCAACGACCATCCCTCTGCGTTTTGGGACTTTAAGGCTACCTTTGCAGCTCTCGCCGGTGTCGAGGCTCCCGAAAATGGCGATGGCATCTCGATGCTCCCGACCATGCTCGGCAAGGAAGAACAGCAGCAAAAACACCCTCATCTGTACTGGGAATACCATGGAGAAACGGGCAAGCAAGCTGTCCGCATGGGCAAATGGAAAGCGGTAAGAAAGGATATTCGGGAAGGAAATGAGACCATCGAGCTGTATGATCTGCAAAAGGATTTGGGAGAAACTACCGATGTGGCAAAACAATATCCTAAAATCACCCAACGGATGGACTCCTTGATGAGGGCTGAGCATACCACCAATCCCGTATTTAAGCTGGGGTATTTGGACGAGTAG
- a CDS encoding oligogalacturonate lyase family protein — translation MKLTSLTTNLTACTMKKIMVTGSIITGLFGAHFVHSQTIAGTDYSSRSHVDKTFDMVGANAFGQHFPAESFTFQDEVTGKTVIALTTSRHHNSKIYQTHPQWTPDGKHIVFRSDRSGKGLAYAISMDSHEITQIASGEDGSSFHLGWETNVAYHFRNDSLIKLDLEALLEDSKAGTIGPKAEYETTIGTIPTQLQPNGMALDRDEESLYFSTRVEEGTSCIYEVDLASGNTTEILTVPFRIGHLQANPYKSGEMMYCWETGGDAPQRMWFASIDEDGQVTNRPLYDESDETWVTHEVFLDQDHIGFNVMGHLDRLQQGDNGIYSLNIRTGDLTFHGQQDWGGYWHTAGTSDLKWIVGDTFNGDIYRIAYGNPAKTTLLTTGHRLTSKSPFSREAHSHHSISPDGQWLLFNSSLLTDSDIMIMPLTDE, via the coding sequence ATGAAATTAACGTCATTAACCACCAACCTTACTGCCTGCACCATGAAAAAAATCATGGTGACGGGCAGTATCATCACGGGCCTCTTTGGGGCCCATTTTGTTCATTCCCAAACCATCGCCGGGACCGATTACTCTTCCAGAAGCCACGTGGACAAAACCTTTGACATGGTCGGTGCCAATGCCTTCGGTCAACACTTTCCTGCGGAAAGTTTTACGTTTCAGGACGAAGTCACCGGAAAAACAGTCATTGCCCTGACCACTTCCCGGCACCATAACTCCAAAATCTATCAAACCCATCCACAGTGGACCCCAGACGGAAAGCACATCGTGTTTCGCTCCGATCGGTCAGGAAAAGGGTTGGCCTATGCCATTTCCATGGACAGCCACGAGATCACACAAATTGCCTCTGGTGAAGATGGAAGTAGCTTTCACCTCGGCTGGGAAACGAATGTTGCCTATCACTTTCGCAATGATTCCCTGATAAAATTGGACCTAGAGGCGCTTTTGGAAGACAGTAAAGCGGGAACTATCGGCCCAAAAGCCGAATATGAGACAACCATAGGAACCATCCCCACCCAGCTACAGCCCAATGGCATGGCGCTGGACCGTGATGAGGAAAGCCTCTACTTTTCGACTCGGGTCGAAGAAGGAACATCTTGCATTTATGAAGTGGACCTGGCCTCGGGAAATACCACCGAGATCCTTACCGTTCCCTTTAGAATCGGCCATTTGCAAGCTAACCCTTACAAATCCGGAGAGATGATGTACTGCTGGGAAACGGGCGGTGATGCTCCTCAGCGGATGTGGTTTGCCAGCATCGATGAGGATGGGCAGGTCACCAACCGTCCGCTGTACGATGAATCGGACGAAACATGGGTGACGCATGAAGTTTTCCTCGACCAAGACCATATCGGATTTAATGTCATGGGACATTTGGATCGGCTTCAGCAAGGGGATAATGGCATCTATTCCCTGAACATCCGCACAGGTGACCTCACCTTCCACGGGCAGCAAGATTGGGGCGGCTATTGGCACACCGCGGGGACATCAGATCTAAAATGGATTGTCGGAGACACCTTTAACGGTGACATCTACCGCATTGCCTATGGAAACCCTGCTAAAACCACCCTGCTGACCACCGGGCACCGGCTTACCAGCAAAAGTCCCTTTTCTCGCGAGGCCCACTCCCATCATTCCATCAGCCCTGATGGCCAGTGGCTACTCTTCAATTCCAGCTTGCTCACCGACAGTGATATTATGATCATGCCCTTAACAGATGAATAG
- a CDS encoding RagB/SusD family nutrient uptake outer membrane protein: protein MKNIINSYKKTLTLAGALVLGTLGSCSLDEEVYSIYTPESFYSNEKEVLSSLSGVYRNFAQITGMGAEYRTLELSADQVVVHGKIQGWWANNDFEQLMEHKWDASHAYIAGTWNTLFGTVGQANALIDALDASGLEGIEGPRAELQALRAFAYFYLVDLYGNVPIFTAPKVDPLDLPTQNTRAEVVDFIIAELETALPNLPSQTEVGSEYYGRFTREAGYTLLATLYLNAEVYTGTAQWDKALEYADMVINSGAYQLLPDYFDNFVHDNEENAEFIFGGIYTPNIPGGIGHPLVQKVLPGISGGLFGLPYTPQNGFGTRPSVYEIYEDRDDRKSMFLAYGPMKDPRTGEVVMVERIVPDNNSNLYREGASSEGPVPYEIIPATGIRNQPMNAGIKWIKWGLDPNTNGGNASNDIAFFRYADVLLIKAEALARMGNFGEATALVNQVRQRSNASTLSTITLEDILDERGRELAFELARRRDLIRFGKFNEAWEFKEASEPFRTLYPIPSTAIDANPNLQQNPGYQ from the coding sequence ATGAAAAATATCATCAATAGCTATAAAAAAACGCTCACCCTTGCTGGCGCCTTGGTGCTGGGCACCTTGGGCAGTTGCTCACTGGACGAAGAGGTGTACTCTATCTACACCCCGGAAAGCTTTTATTCCAATGAAAAAGAAGTTCTCTCCTCCCTGTCGGGAGTTTACCGGAATTTTGCCCAAATCACCGGCATGGGAGCTGAATACAGGACCTTGGAACTGTCCGCAGACCAAGTGGTCGTCCACGGTAAAATCCAAGGCTGGTGGGCAAACAACGACTTCGAGCAGCTGATGGAGCATAAATGGGACGCCAGCCATGCCTACATCGCCGGCACTTGGAATACCCTTTTTGGTACGGTGGGGCAAGCCAATGCCTTGATCGATGCCTTGGATGCATCTGGACTGGAAGGGATCGAGGGACCTCGTGCTGAACTGCAGGCCTTAAGGGCTTTTGCCTATTTCTACCTGGTGGACCTCTACGGAAATGTCCCCATTTTTACCGCTCCCAAAGTGGATCCCTTAGACTTGCCCACACAAAACACCCGAGCGGAAGTGGTCGATTTTATCATCGCTGAGCTGGAAACGGCTCTCCCTAACCTTCCTTCCCAAACCGAAGTGGGCAGTGAGTATTACGGGCGATTTACACGAGAAGCCGGATATACACTGCTGGCCACGCTCTACCTCAACGCTGAGGTGTACACCGGCACGGCCCAGTGGGACAAGGCCCTTGAATATGCAGACATGGTCATCAACTCAGGAGCCTATCAGCTATTGCCAGACTACTTTGACAATTTTGTCCATGACAATGAAGAGAATGCCGAATTTATTTTCGGTGGTATTTACACCCCCAATATCCCAGGAGGAATAGGCCATCCGTTGGTACAGAAGGTCCTTCCGGGCATCAGCGGTGGACTTTTTGGCTTGCCCTATACCCCGCAAAATGGCTTTGGCACACGCCCTTCGGTTTACGAAATTTATGAAGACCGCGACGATCGGAAAAGCATGTTTTTGGCCTACGGCCCCATGAAAGACCCGCGCACTGGTGAAGTCGTGATGGTCGAGCGAATAGTTCCCGACAACAACAGTAACCTATACCGGGAGGGAGCGTCTTCGGAAGGCCCAGTACCTTATGAAATCATCCCTGCTACTGGCATCAGAAACCAACCCATGAATGCAGGCATCAAATGGATCAAATGGGGCTTGGATCCCAATACCAATGGTGGAAATGCCAGCAATGACATTGCCTTTTTCCGCTATGCCGATGTACTGCTGATCAAAGCCGAAGCACTGGCCAGAATGGGCAATTTCGGTGAAGCAACGGCCTTGGTCAACCAAGTCAGACAAAGAAGCAATGCCTCCACGCTTAGCACTATCACATTAGAAGACATCTTGGACGAAAGAGGCCGGGAATTGGCGTTCGAATTGGCGAGGAGAAGGGACTTGATCCGTTTTGGAAAGTTTAACGAAGCTTGGGAATTCAAGGAAGCCTCTGAGCCCTTCAGGACCCTGTATCCCATTCCCAGTACGGCCATCGATGCCAACCCAAATCTTCAACAAAACCCAGGATACCAATGA